Below is a window of Halarcobacter anaerophilus DNA.
CCTTCATAACCTTTGTTTGTATATTTAGTCTTTATATCAGGTTTGTTATCATAAATCGTTGCATTTGGAATATTGAGTTTAAAATCCTCTATATCATCAAAATTACCCGTTCCCGTAATATTTAATTTTAATGAAATTGATTGGGATTGTTTGATTTTTGTTTTATCAACACTTGCTTTTATATCAAAATCACCTATTAGATTCACCCCTTTAGGAAGAGGTTTTACATTGAATTTCAGTTCATTTGAGTATATTTTTTCAACTTTTGGAACTGTTGAGAAGAAGCTAAAAGGATTTGAAGCGTCACTTTGCATCAACTGTGCATCGACTCTTAAAGGATTTATATTAAGCTCTCCGCTTTTTTGTGCAAAAAGAAGAAAATCCAGCTCTTGAACTATATAACCGTTTTGCTCATATCTTTGATTATTGCTGTTTATTTGTTTATACCAAAAATTTTCAAAATGAGGTTTTTCAAAACCAAGATTTGTAATTTGCAAATCTTTTTTATATTTAAATACAAGTTTCAGTAGCAGATCTTCACCTACATAAAGATCTGTTTTTGAAGGAATTAAAGTCAAATCAAAATTTGAAGAATCAGTTTTTGTAACTTTTTTTAAAACAACTTTTTTCGCTTGTGAAAAAAACTCTTTTCCGTCAATTTCAAATTTAAAACTAGGGATCGTAAAAGCAGTTGTAGGAACTATCTTATATCTTTTTTTCAGCTTCTGGCTATAATCTCCGTTTATTATTTGTACAGATTTTGAGGTACCTTGGTTTTCAACAACAAAACCGTCAATATCTTTTATCTTTGGAAAAGTTATTGAACTGCCTTCTACTTCAAACTCAAAAAAGTAAGGTTCACCTTT
It encodes the following:
- a CDS encoding BatD family protein — protein: MKLFKSIFLFFLFQICLYAEVVLNAPQSFVKGEPYFFEFEVEGSSITFPKIKDIDGFVVENQGTSKSVQIINGDYSQKLKKRYKIVPTTAFTIPSFKFEIDGKEFFSQAKKVVLKKVTKTDSSNFDLTLIPSKTDLYVGEDLLLKLVFKYKKDLQITNLGFEKPHFENFWYKQINSNNQRYEQNGYIVQELDFLLFAQKSGELNINPLRVDAQLMQSDASNPFSFFSTVPKVEKIYSNELKFNVKPLPKGVNLIGDFDIKASVDKTKIKQSQSISLKLNITGTGNFDDIEDFKLNIPNATIYDNKPDIKTKYTNKGYEGVYSKVFSIVPENSIEIPRITLKYFSKKEQKVVEKRTQSFTIEVEKSKKEQKVILQKAEKAIVKVEKNEGQKEEISYENKLKYFLFGIITTLLILGLYKFVRVQNSKKVSQDTPLGKLVKKTENRTELMKVLVPYLKKDSVLDELIFECESDKDFKILKKEILKRLKEIKI